In Juglans regia cultivar Chandler chromosome 13, Walnut 2.0, whole genome shotgun sequence, the following proteins share a genomic window:
- the LOC108993333 gene encoding uncharacterized protein LOC108993333 isoform X2: protein MAEKGNVLLDCPNASNPYHECTDSCIKRIAQGQTRKENKKSGSLILDVSRSFGRRKKERSQPNSPQVNDNASFRNTVYPSDFSSKKKVEAKNGEDFPHSPARAKETHAQEPSYKGPVQSSHSVPTSGIIALPSHPIDTPKENSTSIFGKTTNNRKVDEKPNAIVDDMVDHGAGSAAGSMTFSFFGIPNASEGSDEEEIQSVISDSCVSVGRYHVKESLASILQSIFDKYGDIAASCQLESISLRSYYLECVCTVVKELQSSSIIHLTKAKLKELLAILKDAESSQIDVSWLRGRINEITEDIELIGQHRSIEAAKADCDRDLESTRKELESQMEDLSLKEKEVDIAKKQVATTRARLSEFELKSSQLNETSLSIRSKIENSPGQSLLDELL, encoded by the exons GGGCAAACACGCAAGGAGAATAAGAAATCAG GTTCCTTGATTCTGGATGTTTCCAGAAGTTTTGGCAGGAGAAAGAAGGAACGTTCCCAACCAAATTCCCCACAAGTGAATGACAATGCATCTTTTCGGAACACAGTTTACCCTTCtgatttttcttcaaagaaaaagGTGGAAGCCAAAAACGGTGAGGATTTTCCTCATTCTCCGGCACGTGCAAAGGAAACTCATGCCCAAGAGCCTTCTTACAAGGGTCCAGTCCAATCCTCTCACTCAGTGCCTACTTCTGGAATTATAGCATTG CCTTCCCATCCCATAGACACTCCAAAGGAAAATAGTACCAGCATTTTTGGCAAGACAACAAACAATCGAAAAGTGGATGAAAAGCCGAATGCAATTGTTGATGACATGGTAGATCATGGTGCTGGTTCAGCTGCTGGGTCCATGACCTTTAGTTTCTTTGGTATTCCCAATGCTTCAGAAGGCAGTGATGAGGAAGAGATCCAATCTGTAATTTCTGATTCCTGTGTGTCTGTTGGAAGATACCATGTAAAAGAAAGTTTGGCCTCCATTCTGCAGTCAATCTTTGACAAGTATGGAGACATAGCTGCAAGCTGTCAATTAGAATCAATTTCCTTGCGCTCTTATTATTTAGAGTGTGTGTGCACTGTGGTTAAGGAATTACAATCCAGTTCAATTATTCATCTGACCAAAGCCAAACTCAAAGAACTCTTGGCCATTCTCAAGGATGCAGAATCTTCTCAAATTGATGTCAGTTGGCTGCGAGGCAGAATCAATGAGATCACAGAAGACATTGAGCTCATTGGTCAGCATCGATCCATCGAGGCAGCAAAGGCCGACTGTGATCGTGATTTGGAATCAACAAGGAAAGAACTAGAATCTCAAATGGAAGATCTGTCTCTCAAAGAAAAAGAGGTTGACATTGCCAAGAAACAAGTAGCTACAACCAGAGCTCGACTGAGTGAGTTTGAGCTCAAATCTTCCCAGTTGAATGAGACTAGCTTGTCTATCAGGTCCAAGATCGAGAATTCTCCTGGCCAATCCTTGTTAGATGAATTATTGTGA
- the LOC108993333 gene encoding uncharacterized protein LOC108993333 isoform X1 produces the protein MAEKGNVLLDCPNASNPYHECTDSCIKRIAQGQTRKENKKSDDGNGEIKRHSACPKASNPYHECDEFCIKRVAGAEVRRDKKEKGSLILDVSRSFGRRKKERSQPNSPQVNDNASFRNTVYPSDFSSKKKVEAKNGEDFPHSPARAKETHAQEPSYKGPVQSSHSVPTSGIIALPSHPIDTPKENSTSIFGKTTNNRKVDEKPNAIVDDMVDHGAGSAAGSMTFSFFGIPNASEGSDEEEIQSVISDSCVSVGRYHVKESLASILQSIFDKYGDIAASCQLESISLRSYYLECVCTVVKELQSSSIIHLTKAKLKELLAILKDAESSQIDVSWLRGRINEITEDIELIGQHRSIEAAKADCDRDLESTRKELESQMEDLSLKEKEVDIAKKQVATTRARLSEFELKSSQLNETSLSIRSKIENSPGQSLLDELL, from the exons GGGCAAACACGCAAGGAGAATAAGAAATCAG atgaTGGCAATGGAGAAATAAAAAGGCACTCAGCTTGCCCTAAGGCATCCAATCCTTACCATGAATGTGATGAATTTTGCATCAAAAGAGTTGCTGGAGCTGAGGTGCGGAGGGATAAGAAGGAAAAAG GTTCCTTGATTCTGGATGTTTCCAGAAGTTTTGGCAGGAGAAAGAAGGAACGTTCCCAACCAAATTCCCCACAAGTGAATGACAATGCATCTTTTCGGAACACAGTTTACCCTTCtgatttttcttcaaagaaaaagGTGGAAGCCAAAAACGGTGAGGATTTTCCTCATTCTCCGGCACGTGCAAAGGAAACTCATGCCCAAGAGCCTTCTTACAAGGGTCCAGTCCAATCCTCTCACTCAGTGCCTACTTCTGGAATTATAGCATTG CCTTCCCATCCCATAGACACTCCAAAGGAAAATAGTACCAGCATTTTTGGCAAGACAACAAACAATCGAAAAGTGGATGAAAAGCCGAATGCAATTGTTGATGACATGGTAGATCATGGTGCTGGTTCAGCTGCTGGGTCCATGACCTTTAGTTTCTTTGGTATTCCCAATGCTTCAGAAGGCAGTGATGAGGAAGAGATCCAATCTGTAATTTCTGATTCCTGTGTGTCTGTTGGAAGATACCATGTAAAAGAAAGTTTGGCCTCCATTCTGCAGTCAATCTTTGACAAGTATGGAGACATAGCTGCAAGCTGTCAATTAGAATCAATTTCCTTGCGCTCTTATTATTTAGAGTGTGTGTGCACTGTGGTTAAGGAATTACAATCCAGTTCAATTATTCATCTGACCAAAGCCAAACTCAAAGAACTCTTGGCCATTCTCAAGGATGCAGAATCTTCTCAAATTGATGTCAGTTGGCTGCGAGGCAGAATCAATGAGATCACAGAAGACATTGAGCTCATTGGTCAGCATCGATCCATCGAGGCAGCAAAGGCCGACTGTGATCGTGATTTGGAATCAACAAGGAAAGAACTAGAATCTCAAATGGAAGATCTGTCTCTCAAAGAAAAAGAGGTTGACATTGCCAAGAAACAAGTAGCTACAACCAGAGCTCGACTGAGTGAGTTTGAGCTCAAATCTTCCCAGTTGAATGAGACTAGCTTGTCTATCAGGTCCAAGATCGAGAATTCTCCTGGCCAATCCTTGTTAGATGAATTATTGTGA